A genomic segment from Nicotiana sylvestris chromosome 1, ASM39365v2, whole genome shotgun sequence encodes:
- the LOC138875786 gene encoding uncharacterized protein, which translates to MLRTDSPYLGLALTVHLFLILQGLLYNVCPLFPILLTCRMETICIIVAFNGRWTEDYKYLDHQTKLFLAPESIQFEDFVKQIFELIELDREKFEIVIWFDINLGTSKGMLVSKDLDLHTCIELLKTHSLFKSCRFIVDISERVFASTSNEHANTKTQHDNQERCQQIVEVDMVEAQPLNEEVHQTFDSIQVEGQSIIEIDNEQALGIQVLESAPVIEVVADKTCTQITKRRSNLKQKESPTTILRENASLDQIKVGSVFDKKKSIINYFSNVAIKGHFEFKVVRSSSTRYSLTCNDDRCRWCVRAFRIKDSTLFKIVKLEKKHDCSVNTRKADQRHATSKLISGYIIDNLRDPRFEVTPAFVMAEMQKLHGLDIGYHKAWRAIQHASALIRGSPEENYELLCSYLYMMTSKNPGTYTNIKIDDNNRFLYMFYAYGSSIAGWNHCRPVIAIDATFLKSKYRGVLMISVSKDANNQIFPLAFGIAESENNNSYEWYFSQLRNAIGSRENLIFLSDRHQAIANGIVKILQM; encoded by the exons atgttaaggacagacagtccttatctTGGTCTTGCACTTACAGTACACCTGTTCTTAATTCTACAAGGATTGCTTTATAACGTATGTCCTTTGTTTCCCATTCTCTTGACTTGTAGGATGGAAACAATATGCATAATAGTTGCTTTTAATGGTAGATGGACTGAAGACTATAAATATCTTGATCATCAAACAAAGCTTTTCCTAGCACCTGAGTCAATTCAGTTTGAAGATTTCGTTAAACAGATTTTTGAGCTTATTGAATTGGATAGAGAAAAGTTTGAAATAgtgatatggtttgatatcaaccttggaacaagcaaaggaatgcttgtaTCCAAAGATTTAGATCTTCACACATGTATAGAGTTGCTAAAAACTCATTCACTCTTCAAGAGCTGTCGTTTCATAGTTGATATTTCGGAAAGAGTTTTTGCATCAACAAGCAATGAACATGCCAACACAAaaactcaacatgacaatcaaGAGCGATGCCAACAGATAGTTGAAGtagatatggttgaagctcaaCCATTAAATGAAGAGGTGCATCAAACATTTGAttctattcaagtagaaggacaaAGCATTATAGAGATTGACAACGAACAAGCTTTGGGTATTCAAGTCTTAGAGAGTGCACCAGTAATTGAAGTAGTTGCTGACAAAACCTGCACTCAAATAACTAAACGAagatcaaatttgaaacaaaaagaatccccaactacgATATTAAGAGAAAATGCTTCTTTGGATCAAATAAAAGTCGGATCAGTATTTGACAAGAAGAAGagcataattaattatttttctaatgtaGCAATCAAAGGACATTTTGAATTCAAAGTTGTTAGATCAAGCTCAACAAGATATTCGTTGACATGCAATGATGATAGGTGTCGTTGGTGTGTGCGtgctttcagaattaaagactcAACATTATTCAAGATAGTAAAGCTTGAGAAAAAGCATGACTGCTCTGTTAACACTAGGAAAGCAGATCAAAGGCATGCTACTTCAAAGTTGATTAGTGGTTACATTATCGATAATCTTCGGGACCCAAGATTTGAAGTTACACCAGCTTTTGTCATGGCAGAGATGCAAAAATTGCATGGACTAGACATTGGATATCACAAGGCGTGGCGTGCTATTCAACATGCTTCCGCTTTAATAAGAGGAAGTCCCGAAGAAAATTATGAATTATTGTgttcatacttgtatatgatGACAAGTAAAAACCCGGGAACTTATACTAATATAAAGATAGACGACAACAACAG gtttctttatatgttttacGCATATGGATCATCGATAGCTGGTTGGAATCATTGTAGACCAGTGATTGCTATTGATGCGACTTTTTTGAAGTCAAAATATCGTGGTGTTTTAATGATTTCAGTTTCAAAAGATGCAAATAACCAAATTTTCCCATTAGCCTTTGGAATAGCAGAATCTGAAAACAACAATTCCTATGAGTGGTACTTTAGTCAGCTTCGCAATGCAATTGGGAGCCGTgagaatttgatttttttatcaGACAGGCATCAAGCTATTGCAAATGGCATTGTAAAG atattgcaaatgtag
- the LOC138880438 gene encoding uncharacterized protein encodes MHCVLLSEIVSNEPDSMTFKVFDRDIKFTRDAFHIITGLKSYSSLDMKGLNEKENRLLRVYFPGKDKIELADLYSFISSRPHGTTSSFAGSDDDALKLATLYFVESVLMGKRKNRNVSEQIMKIVDDDALCASFNWGSLAYETLLKSLKSCLKSNENDVQKEKEKEKDIDSYTLVGFPFAFCVWIMEVLPIFQEKQFVNFKEVGYPRMLCYSEMKSPQFDALCRKYFHNKKVFKLIEVSPFIPVEEEDTEPLCVEEPVSQDQGSRSSSTQFDEGVLKEIVRVCVSAFE; translated from the exons ATGCACTGTGTATTGCTTTCTGAAATTGTTAGTAATGAACCTGATTCGATGACCTTCAAGGTATTTGACCGCGATATTAAGTTTACTCGTGATGCATTCCATATTATTACTGGTTTGAAGTCTTATTCGTCGCTTGACATGAAAGGTTTAAATGAGAAAGAGAATAGGCTTTTAAGAGTCTATTTCCCTGGAAAGGACAAAATTGAGTTGGCTGATTTGTATAGTTTTATTTCTAGTCGCCCACATGGTACAACTTCATCATTTGCTGGCAGTGATGATGATGCTTTGAAGTTGGCAACACTCTATTTTGTTGAGTCGGTTTTGATGGGCAAGAGGAAAAATAGGAATGTGTCGGAGCAAATAATGAAAATTGTTGACGATGATGCACTTTGCGCTTCCTTCAACTGGGGCTCTCTTGCTTATGAGACGCTATTAAAATCATTGAAGAGTTGCTTGAAATCAAATGAGAATGATGttcagaaggagaaagagaaagaaaaagatattGATAGCTACACTTTAGTTGGCTTTCCTTTTGCGTTTTGTGTCTGGATTATGGAAGTACTTCCTATTTTCCAAGAGAAACAATTTGTGAACTTCAAAGAAGTTGGTTATCCTCGAATGTTATGTTATTCTGAAATGAAGTCTCCACAATTTGATGCTCTTTGTAGAAAATATTTCCATAATAAAAAA GTGTTTAAGTTGATTGAGGTGTCACCCTTTATTCCCGTGGAAGAAGAAGATACAGAGCCTCTTTGTGTGGAGGAGCCAGTTTCACAAGATCAAGGCTCAAGGTCTTCTTCCACACAATTTGACGAAGGCGTACTTAAGGAAATTGTTAGAGTATGTGTTTCTGCCTTTGAATAG